The following proteins are encoded in a genomic region of Thioclava nitratireducens:
- a CDS encoding tripartite tricarboxylate transporter permease, with product MDMLLSGAQMLMRLDVMVALLIGSIGGVVIGAIPGVGPAVAIAILLPATFAMPPLVGLTMLLGIYGSSMFGGSLPAILINTPGTAVNALTTYDGHPMTKKGEALRALGLAYGASFFGGIASIIALILLSPVLAKIAPMFGSREIFLAALLGIVLVILAHRGQTFAAGMLAAFGIFLQTVGLEPVKYTMRFTFGFDFLNSGFDLIVVVLGLFALSQAFLLLIEPESAPHAQRIEGSMGRAMMGVLRHKRVAGFAASCGVMMGMIPGVGEFTAQFLSYTYAQKTSKTPEEFGKGSPEGLIASEAANNAVPAAAMIPLLALGIPGEALTAMMLSVFYVHNVIPGPQLFQNKLDFVYALYIAMILLNIIVVLFMLVSSNWLLKIIQIPTRFLGMMILVLSFVGVYSLRNSIVDCAIAAAFGVLGLILKRQNLPIVPIVLGMVLGGIMETKLRSSMARVHVPIDFFDRPIAAILGLAICGLLIAHFASLYRERQNREPEGAHDHDMHDSFTR from the coding sequence ATGGACATGCTGCTTTCCGGCGCACAGATGCTGATGCGCCTCGACGTTATGGTCGCTCTCTTGATCGGCTCAATCGGCGGGGTGGTCATCGGTGCGATCCCCGGTGTCGGCCCTGCCGTCGCGATCGCCATCCTGCTGCCCGCGACCTTCGCAATGCCGCCGCTGGTCGGCTTGACCATGCTGCTGGGCATCTACGGCTCGTCGATGTTTGGCGGCTCGCTTCCCGCGATCCTGATCAACACGCCCGGCACGGCAGTCAACGCATTGACCACCTATGACGGCCACCCGATGACGAAGAAGGGCGAAGCGCTGCGCGCGCTCGGCCTCGCCTATGGTGCCTCGTTCTTCGGTGGCATCGCCTCGATCATCGCTCTGATCCTGCTCTCGCCGGTGCTGGCGAAGATCGCGCCGATGTTCGGCTCGCGCGAGATTTTCCTGGCCGCGCTGCTGGGCATCGTCCTGGTGATCCTCGCCCATCGCGGCCAGACTTTCGCGGCCGGCATGCTGGCGGCCTTCGGGATATTTCTGCAGACCGTAGGTCTGGAGCCCGTCAAATACACGATGCGCTTCACCTTTGGTTTCGACTTCCTCAACTCGGGCTTCGACCTGATCGTGGTGGTCCTCGGACTGTTCGCGCTGAGCCAGGCGTTCCTGCTGCTGATTGAGCCGGAATCCGCACCGCATGCGCAACGCATCGAAGGCTCGATGGGACGCGCGATGATGGGTGTGCTGCGCCACAAGCGGGTGGCGGGGTTTGCCGCGAGTTGCGGCGTGATGATGGGGATGATCCCCGGCGTCGGCGAGTTTACCGCGCAGTTTCTATCTTACACCTACGCGCAGAAGACCTCGAAGACGCCCGAGGAATTCGGCAAGGGCAGCCCTGAAGGCCTGATCGCCTCGGAGGCCGCAAATAACGCAGTGCCTGCCGCGGCAATGATCCCGCTTCTGGCGCTTGGCATTCCCGGTGAGGCCCTGACCGCGATGATGCTGTCGGTCTTCTACGTCCATAACGTGATCCCCGGCCCGCAGCTGTTCCAGAACAAGCTCGATTTCGTCTACGCGCTCTATATCGCGATGATCCTGCTCAACATCATCGTGGTGCTGTTCATGCTCGTCTCGTCGAACTGGCTGCTCAAGATCATCCAGATCCCGACGCGTTTCCTCGGCATGATGATCCTCGTGCTCAGCTTCGTGGGCGTCTATTCGTTGCGCAATTCGATCGTGGACTGCGCGATTGCTGCGGCGTTTGGCGTCCTCGGCCTGATCCTGAAACGGCAAAACCTGCCGATCGTGCCGATAGTTCTGGGCATGGTTCTGGGCGGCATCATGGAGACCAAGCTGCGGTCGTCGATGGCCCGGGTGCACGTGCCGATCGACTTCTTCGACCGCCCGATCGCGGCGATCCTTGGTCTGGCGATCTGCGGGCTTCTGATCGCCCATTTCGCGAGCCTCTACCGCGAGCGCCAGAACCGCGAGCCAGAGGGCGCGCACGACCACGACATGCACGACAGTTTCACGAGGTAA
- a CDS encoding IclR family transcriptional regulator, which yields MSGLLFEPLVANILASGFLFCQRFSCNERKFYGRLPKGSMGTIKKALELLDYISTQRPEIGLGEYVRLTQRDKATVHRHLVELAECGFLEQNPETRRYRLGPAILRLYGVREANMPLRSVLRPFIEEMAQEVGELVHVSLLQGQQLSPVVHHDPRLHGTQVAFDESQLLPLHATASGLVMLCFGGDDLRARVLDAPLESFTAQTVVDPDSLREKLAECRANGSVWVEKGFDDEVSSLAGPIFGLGGAVIGAVSIAVPSSRAVGDKRAAMVEALRKWVPRLSELMGGSLPADYQQREVSHG from the coding sequence TTGAGTGGTTTATTATTTGAACCGTTGGTAGCAAATATTCTTGCATCGGGTTTTCTTTTCTGTCAACGTTTCAGTTGCAACGAACGGAAATTTTACGGGAGGCTGCCAAAGGGCTCGATGGGAACGATCAAAAAGGCATTGGAATTGCTGGATTATATTTCCACTCAGCGTCCCGAGATCGGGCTCGGCGAGTATGTTCGCCTCACGCAGCGCGATAAGGCCACCGTGCACCGCCATCTCGTCGAACTGGCCGAATGCGGCTTTCTGGAACAGAACCCGGAGACGCGTCGCTATCGGCTGGGCCCCGCGATTCTGCGTCTCTATGGCGTGCGCGAAGCGAATATGCCGCTGCGGTCGGTATTGCGTCCTTTCATCGAAGAGATGGCGCAGGAGGTCGGCGAGCTGGTCCATGTCTCTCTGTTGCAAGGCCAGCAGCTGTCGCCGGTCGTGCATCACGATCCGCGCCTGCACGGGACGCAGGTCGCGTTCGACGAGTCGCAGCTTCTGCCCCTGCACGCGACCGCCTCTGGTTTGGTGATGCTCTGCTTCGGCGGAGACGATCTACGGGCGCGGGTTCTGGATGCGCCGCTCGAGAGCTTCACCGCCCAGACCGTCGTCGATCCCGATAGTCTGCGCGAAAAGCTGGCGGAATGCCGTGCCAATGGCAGCGTCTGGGTGGAGAAGGGCTTCGACGACGAGGTTTCCTCCCTCGCGGGGCCGATTTTCGGGCTCGGTGGCGCGGTGATAGGCGCGGTTTCGATCGCGGTCCCTTCGTCGCGCGCGGTGGGCGACAAACGCGCAGCCATGGTGGAGGCGCTGCGAAAATGGGTGCCCCGCCTGTCCGAACTCATGGGCGGTTCGCTTCCTGCGGATTATCAACAACGCGAGGTATCGCATGGCTGA
- a CDS encoding HAD-IA family hydrolase, with product MAERALVLDFGGVISRTLFETHDLTEAALGLASGSLNWRGPFEPQTDPLWRAMQADEISERDYWRQRTQEVAALVGCDWSDMSDFVRAARGASPADVIRPEFLAAIDKAEAAGCRLAILSNELDLFYGADFRKKLPFLRRFDAVIDATYTKILKPDPRAYQGVLDALGLPAEACVFVDDQLRNIRGAEAVGMIPVHFDVQSPAQGYATALRLLGL from the coding sequence ATGGCTGAGCGCGCGCTCGTGCTCGACTTCGGTGGCGTGATCTCACGCACGCTTTTCGAAACGCATGATCTGACCGAGGCTGCGTTGGGGCTCGCTTCGGGAAGCTTGAATTGGCGCGGTCCGTTCGAGCCTCAGACCGACCCGCTCTGGCGCGCGATGCAGGCAGATGAAATCTCGGAGCGCGACTATTGGCGCCAGCGCACGCAGGAGGTGGCGGCTCTGGTCGGATGCGACTGGAGCGACATGTCCGACTTCGTGCGCGCGGCGCGCGGGGCGAGCCCTGCCGACGTGATCCGCCCGGAATTCCTCGCGGCGATCGACAAGGCCGAGGCTGCAGGGTGCCGCCTCGCTATCCTGTCCAACGAGCTCGACCTGTTCTACGGCGCCGACTTCCGCAAGAAGCTGCCCTTCCTGCGCCGGTTCGATGCTGTGATCGACGCGACTTACACCAAGATTCTGAAACCCGATCCGCGCGCCTATCAAGGTGTGCTCGACGCGCTCGGCCTTCCGGCCGAAGCCTGCGTTTTCGTCGATGACCAGCTGCGCAACATTCGCGGCGCCGAGGCTGTCGGCATGATCCCCGTTCACTTCGACGTGCAATCTCCCGCCCAGGGCTACGCCACCGCGCTGCGCCTGTTGGGCCTATGA
- a CDS encoding sugar kinase — protein sequence MTETPKKMLAIGEAMLELAPVEGGTFRLGYAGDTFNTLWHAAQLLGPRARAGFVTRIGEDRLSDRFLAEMAADGLELAGVQRDPEREMGLYMIELEGTERSFHYWRQHSAARRLADDPDLLDQALSSANFVHVSGITLAILSPEARDTLFDAVANAREAGARISFDPNYRPRLWASPSEARDTITRMLAHTDIALPSFDDEAALWGDANPELTLERLRRHGLAEIAVKDGARPVWHLAEGHTGRCDTPVLTELRDTTGAGDAFNAGYLAARLLGHPVEDAIGWGQSVGGAVLGEPGARLSKASARTLAASLAGL from the coding sequence ATGACAGAGACTCCTAAGAAAATGCTCGCCATCGGGGAGGCGATGCTTGAGCTCGCTCCGGTCGAGGGCGGCACGTTTCGGCTCGGCTATGCGGGCGACACGTTCAACACCCTCTGGCATGCGGCGCAACTCCTTGGGCCGCGTGCCCGGGCGGGCTTTGTGACGCGGATCGGAGAGGACAGGCTTTCCGACCGTTTCCTCGCCGAGATGGCGGCCGACGGGCTGGAACTCGCCGGCGTCCAGCGCGACCCCGAGCGCGAGATGGGGCTCTACATGATTGAGCTCGAGGGGACGGAGCGAAGTTTCCACTACTGGCGTCAGCACTCGGCAGCCCGTCGTCTCGCGGATGATCCTGATCTGCTTGACCAGGCTCTGTCCAGCGCAAATTTCGTCCATGTGTCGGGGATCACCCTGGCCATCCTCTCGCCCGAAGCGCGGGACACCCTGTTCGATGCAGTCGCCAATGCGCGCGAGGCGGGCGCGCGTATCTCCTTCGATCCGAACTACCGACCGCGGCTCTGGGCCTCGCCGTCGGAGGCGCGCGATACGATCACGCGCATGCTCGCCCATACCGATATCGCGTTGCCCAGTTTTGACGACGAGGCAGCGCTCTGGGGTGATGCGAACCCGGAACTGACTTTGGAGCGTCTCCGCAGACATGGGCTCGCGGAGATCGCCGTGAAGGATGGCGCGCGTCCGGTCTGGCATTTGGCCGAAGGCCATACCGGTCGCTGCGACACGCCGGTTCTGACGGAGCTGCGCGACACGACCGGCGCGGGCGATGCTTTCAATGCGGGCTACCTCGCCGCCCGCCTCCTCGGGCATCCGGTTGAAGACGCGATCGGCTGGGGGCAGTCGGTCGGCGGAGCCGTTCTGGGCGAGCCGGGCGCGCGTTTGAGCAAGGCATCAGCGCGCACCCTCGCGGCATCACTCGCGGGCCTGTGA
- a CDS encoding FAD-dependent monooxygenase: MRPDGRGETESLYFDYPHFEPPSDRAGLTRRARVAIVGAGPVGMTAALALAKEGIASVLFDAKASFNDGSRAICVARQSFYILDRIGAVAPFLEKALGWTTGRSFYRGRQILEFDMPESPREKYRPMYNIQQQFIEQYLWETIEREPLIEARWQSEVTGIEDTSDGVTLTVRDPKGGYDMAADWVLAADGARSPTRKMRGLRLKGENYEGRYVIADVQMNHDYPTIRRALFDPDCRRGGTVLVHKQPDNIWRIDYQLRDDESTETAMAEGEVRRSVTAVLSDLGHDGAWELEWWSVYSANTLALDDYRDGRVFFIGDSAHIVPIFGVRGLNNGLADAQNIAWKLARVIAGRAPEGLLDSYTPERRGATLDVFANASKSARFMTPPTEGWRLMRDAALSLALTHPFAGELANPRQMTPYTYADSPIVLPDESGFEGGPVPGAALPEARVGDGFLSDLLGPGFNLLTFDPELEGLAKDDLTIVVLQAKTEAESALGTGPGVTYLVRPDGHVAARWREASPEAVRAALHRSIGGDEP, translated from the coding sequence ATGAGACCAGACGGGCGCGGCGAGACGGAGTCGCTCTATTTCGACTACCCGCATTTCGAACCGCCGAGTGATCGCGCTGGCCTCACGCGCCGGGCACGGGTCGCCATCGTCGGCGCGGGGCCGGTGGGGATGACGGCGGCGCTCGCCCTGGCAAAGGAGGGCATCGCCTCTGTGCTCTTCGACGCGAAGGCCAGCTTCAACGACGGCAGCCGTGCGATCTGCGTGGCACGGCAGAGTTTCTACATTCTCGACCGGATCGGTGCGGTTGCGCCGTTTCTCGAAAAGGCGCTCGGATGGACCACGGGGCGCAGCTTCTACCGTGGGCGGCAAATCCTCGAATTCGACATGCCCGAGAGCCCGCGCGAGAAATATCGCCCGATGTACAATATCCAGCAGCAGTTCATCGAGCAGTATCTCTGGGAGACGATCGAGCGGGAGCCGCTGATCGAGGCACGCTGGCAAAGTGAAGTGACAGGGATCGAGGATACCTCGGACGGTGTCACCCTCACCGTGCGCGACCCTAAGGGGGGGTACGACATGGCCGCCGACTGGGTTCTCGCCGCCGATGGGGCGCGCAGCCCGACCCGCAAGATGCGCGGGCTGCGCCTGAAAGGCGAGAATTACGAGGGTCGCTATGTGATCGCCGACGTCCAGATGAACCATGACTATCCGACCATCCGGCGGGCGCTGTTCGACCCAGATTGTCGACGCGGCGGCACCGTGCTGGTCCACAAACAACCCGACAATATCTGGCGTATCGACTATCAACTGCGGGACGACGAAAGCACCGAGACCGCCATGGCCGAGGGTGAGGTACGGCGCTCCGTCACCGCCGTGCTCTCCGATCTCGGCCATGACGGCGCATGGGAGCTGGAATGGTGGAGCGTCTATTCCGCCAACACGCTGGCCCTGGACGACTACCGCGACGGCCGGGTGTTCTTCATCGGGGACAGCGCGCATATCGTGCCGATCTTCGGCGTGCGCGGGCTCAATAACGGGCTGGCGGATGCGCAGAACATCGCCTGGAAGCTGGCGCGGGTGATCGCTGGGCGCGCGCCCGAGGGCCTGCTCGACAGCTACACGCCCGAACGGCGCGGGGCGACGCTGGATGTCTTCGCCAATGCGTCGAAATCGGCCCGTTTCATGACGCCGCCCACCGAGGGTTGGCGGCTGATGCGCGACGCGGCGCTCAGCCTCGCGCTGACGCATCCCTTTGCCGGCGAGCTGGCAAATCCGCGGCAGATGACGCCCTACACCTATGCCGACAGTCCGATCGTGCTGCCCGACGAGAGCGGTTTCGAGGGTGGTCCCGTGCCCGGTGCGGCTTTGCCGGAAGCGCGGGTGGGTGACGGGTTCCTGTCCGACCTTCTGGGCCCGGGGTTCAACCTGTTGACCTTCGATCCGGAGCTCGAGGGTCTCGCGAAGGACGATCTTACCATCGTGGTCCTTCAGGCAAAGACCGAGGCGGAAAGCGCGCTTGGCACTGGTCCGGGCGTGACGTATCTCGTCCGCCCCGACGGCCACGTCGCTGCGCGCTGGCGCGAGGCCTCGCCGGAGGCCGTTCGCGCGGCGCTGCACCGGTCCATCGGAGGAGATGAGCCATGA
- a CDS encoding tripartite tricarboxylate transporter substrate binding protein yields the protein MTSTFKLLAGALALGLPLAAGLPAQAEYPEKPVEFVVPFPPGDLEDVLTRMIADEFQKTYGVPAAVVNKPGGGGGPFPGAAEVAQAPADGYTIGSFVIDVPVVGPSVGIPALSPDPFEPVGIFLTYPFVIAASKDAPYATIDELASYAKDHDVALGHFGSFLIPTQVTFALAKKKGFDFGSEAAFDALDCNTLASGDADVINTTLQLILPCLDDVNVMASIGEKRIPLTPDTPTVGELEPDLDLALWDGLFVKKGTPEDVRQKIAAVAEKVMSSDKAKELADQTGALVYWQDAATAQQRIAHDSETLGTIDGLINGE from the coding sequence ATGACGTCGACCTTCAAGCTGCTGGCAGGGGCGCTCGCCCTCGGCCTCCCGCTTGCCGCGGGCCTGCCCGCGCAGGCCGAGTATCCAGAGAAACCCGTCGAATTCGTCGTTCCGTTCCCGCCGGGCGATCTGGAAGACGTGCTGACCCGGATGATCGCGGACGAGTTCCAGAAGACCTATGGCGTTCCCGCTGCCGTGGTGAACAAGCCCGGCGGCGGTGGCGGTCCCTTCCCCGGAGCGGCCGAAGTCGCGCAGGCGCCCGCCGATGGCTACACGATCGGTTCTTTCGTGATCGACGTGCCGGTGGTCGGCCCTTCGGTCGGCATCCCCGCGCTCAGCCCCGATCCGTTCGAGCCGGTGGGCATCTTCCTGACCTACCCGTTCGTCATCGCGGCCTCCAAGGACGCGCCTTACGCGACGATCGATGAACTCGCGAGCTACGCCAAGGACCACGATGTCGCCCTGGGGCATTTCGGTTCCTTCCTGATCCCGACGCAGGTGACCTTCGCGCTCGCAAAGAAGAAGGGGTTCGATTTCGGCTCCGAGGCTGCGTTCGACGCGCTGGACTGCAACACGCTGGCTTCGGGCGATGCGGACGTGATCAACACGACGCTGCAACTGATCCTGCCCTGCCTCGACGATGTGAACGTGATGGCCTCGATCGGAGAGAAGCGCATTCCGCTGACGCCCGACACGCCGACCGTCGGCGAGCTGGAACCGGATCTCGACCTGGCGCTGTGGGATGGCCTCTTCGTCAAGAAAGGCACCCCCGAAGACGTGCGCCAGAAGATCGCCGCCGTCGCCGAAAAGGTCATGAGTTCGGACAAGGCCAAGGAACTGGCCGATCAGACCGGTGCGCTGGTCTACTGGCAGGATGCGGCGACCGCGCAGCAGCGCATCGCGCATGACAGTGAAACCCTCGGCACGATCGACGGTCTCATCAATGGCGAATGA
- a CDS encoding tripartite tricarboxylate transporter TctB family protein — MANEPSSSGPARKEPQRAGARSVRAIRTKNLEDLFKRYRRPGDMAFAVLFFALSIGLLIALPWQTEWVKRTKTYAQPAFWPMVSIFAMVVFSMFHLLGSFVSERIPGRWREVAQWLRSLEYAVWFMVYVALVPLIGYLLATILFSCMMTLRLGYRGWRWMLVSVLFSVVVVVLFKSFLQVKIPAGMIYEAAPAPFRAILMTYF, encoded by the coding sequence ATGGCGAATGAGCCGTCCTCCTCGGGTCCCGCGCGCAAGGAACCACAGCGCGCGGGTGCCCGCTCGGTCCGGGCGATCCGCACCAAGAACCTGGAAGATCTGTTCAAACGCTATCGCCGTCCCGGAGACATGGCCTTCGCCGTGCTGTTCTTCGCACTCTCGATCGGATTGCTGATCGCCCTGCCCTGGCAGACCGAATGGGTCAAGCGCACCAAGACCTACGCACAGCCCGCATTCTGGCCGATGGTCTCGATCTTCGCGATGGTCGTGTTCAGCATGTTTCACCTGCTCGGCTCGTTCGTCTCGGAGCGCATTCCCGGGCGCTGGCGCGAAGTCGCGCAATGGCTGCGCTCGCTCGAATATGCCGTGTGGTTCATGGTCTATGTCGCGCTGGTGCCGCTCATCGGCTACCTGCTCGCCACGATCCTGTTCAGTTGCATGATGACGCTGCGCCTTGGCTATCGCGGCTGGCGCTGGATGCTGGTCTCCGTGCTGTTTTCCGTTGTCGTCGTGGTGCTTTTCAAAAGCTTCCTGCAAGTAAAAATTCCTGCCGGAATGATCTACGAGGCCGCGCCTGCGCCCTTCCGCGCAATTCTGATGACCTACTTCTAA
- a CDS encoding helix-turn-helix transcriptional regulator, with translation MSSTARMIDACLETLGADAFAPVFADFVETLGVDQLMIFAIETGAARCLLSRHFANAALAGELAAAYIAGGFRRDPLLPALETAASGSVQLHRLEGVASEMDDGYRERFFDAPGLKAKTTVLAVGETLRLFVSFYAVKAEGDVCDPDLARLAARLALLHFEHALDTGVPAPLTVLSDRERAVCLGILSGRKSEAIAAELGIAPSSVITYRKRAYGKLGISSRAGLFAICAG, from the coding sequence ATGTCCTCCACCGCCCGCATGATCGATGCCTGCCTCGAGACGCTCGGCGCCGACGCGTTCGCGCCGGTTTTCGCGGATTTCGTCGAGACGCTGGGTGTCGATCAGCTGATGATCTTCGCGATCGAGACAGGGGCGGCACGCTGCCTGCTGTCGCGTCACTTCGCCAATGCGGCGCTCGCCGGAGAACTGGCGGCGGCCTATATCGCGGGCGGGTTCCGACGCGATCCCCTGCTTCCCGCCCTGGAAACAGCGGCTTCGGGGAGCGTTCAGCTGCACCGTCTGGAGGGCGTGGCCTCGGAGATGGACGACGGCTACCGCGAGCGGTTCTTCGACGCACCGGGCCTCAAGGCGAAAACGACGGTGCTCGCCGTAGGCGAGACATTACGCCTCTTCGTCAGCTTCTATGCGGTCAAGGCGGAGGGCGACGTCTGCGATCCGGACCTCGCCCGCCTGGCCGCGCGGCTCGCCCTGCTGCATTTCGAGCACGCCCTCGACACCGGTGTCCCGGCCCCGCTCACGGTGCTCAGCGACCGCGAGCGCGCCGTCTGCCTCGGCATCCTCTCTGGCCGCAAATCAGAGGCCATCGCGGCAGAGCTCGGCATCGCCCCCTCCAGCGTGATCACCTACCGCAAGCGCGCTTATGGCAAGCTGGGCATTTCCTCCCGCGCCGGCCTGTTCGCAATTTGCGCGGGATAG
- a CDS encoding aldehyde dehydrogenase, with translation MLDTDKIAALRSADVPPALHLIEGAAQPASDGGTLPVISPLDGKELTTLARGTAADAEAAIASARAAFDDGRWSGLAPGARKAVMLKWAALIEANALELAVLGVRDNGTEIGMALKAEPFSAAATIRYYAEAIDKIYGEIAPTAPDALGLVHREPVGVVGAIVPWNFPLMIGAWKLGPALAAGNTVVLKPAETASLTLRRVADLALEAGIPPGVFNVVLGEGAVVGEAMALSMEIDVMVFTGSAPVGRRLLENAAKSNLKRVYLELGGKSPNIVFADAPDLDTAVKVAANGIFRNSGQVCIAGSRLLVERSIHDAFVEKLRAFTETMQVGDPLDPATQAGAVNSARQLEQNLRFVSEAEAAGRQVFGGKRIREETGGFFMEPTIVTGVAPEDSIAQREVFGPVLAVIPFDTEEEALQIANGTDYGLAAAVWTADLSRAHRMIRGIHAGLVHVNTYGGSDLTVPLGGVKQSGNGHDKSLHAFDKYLDLKTAWIKL, from the coding sequence ATGCTCGACACCGACAAGATCGCCGCGCTGCGCAGCGCCGACGTTCCCCCTGCTCTGCATCTGATCGAGGGTGCGGCGCAGCCCGCCTCCGACGGTGGCACCCTGCCGGTGATCTCCCCGCTCGACGGGAAGGAACTCACCACGCTGGCGCGCGGCACGGCTGCCGATGCCGAAGCGGCAATTGCCAGTGCGCGGGCGGCTTTCGACGACGGGCGCTGGTCAGGGCTCGCCCCGGGCGCGCGCAAGGCGGTGATGTTGAAATGGGCCGCCCTGATCGAGGCGAACGCGCTCGAACTCGCCGTTCTGGGTGTGCGCGACAATGGCACCGAGATCGGCATGGCGCTGAAGGCCGAACCGTTCTCGGCTGCCGCGACGATCCGCTACTATGCCGAGGCGATCGACAAGATCTATGGCGAGATCGCCCCCACCGCGCCCGACGCGCTGGGGCTGGTGCATCGCGAACCCGTCGGCGTGGTCGGCGCGATCGTGCCGTGGAATTTCCCGCTGATGATTGGCGCATGGAAACTGGGTCCGGCGCTGGCGGCGGGCAATACGGTCGTGCTGAAACCGGCCGAGACCGCGTCGCTCACGCTGCGCCGGGTCGCCGATCTGGCGCTCGAGGCCGGGATACCCCCGGGCGTCTTCAACGTCGTACTGGGCGAAGGCGCGGTGGTCGGCGAAGCGATGGCACTGTCGATGGAGATCGACGTGATGGTTTTCACCGGCTCCGCCCCGGTCGGTCGGCGTCTGCTGGAAAATGCCGCGAAGTCGAACCTCAAGCGCGTCTATCTGGAGTTGGGCGGCAAGTCCCCCAATATCGTCTTTGCCGACGCGCCCGATCTGGACACGGCGGTGAAGGTCGCCGCCAACGGCATCTTCCGCAATTCGGGGCAAGTCTGCATCGCCGGATCGCGACTGCTGGTCGAGCGGTCGATCCATGACGCGTTCGTCGAGAAGCTGCGCGCCTTTACCGAGACGATGCAGGTGGGCGACCCGCTCGATCCCGCGACGCAGGCCGGGGCGGTGAACTCCGCCCGCCAGCTGGAGCAGAACCTGCGCTTCGTCAGCGAGGCCGAGGCCGCGGGGCGTCAGGTCTTCGGCGGCAAGCGCATCCGCGAGGAAACCGGCGGCTTCTTCATGGAGCCCACGATAGTCACCGGGGTCGCCCCCGAAGATTCGATCGCGCAGCGCGAAGTCTTCGGCCCGGTTCTGGCGGTTATCCCATTCGATACCGAGGAAGAGGCCCTGCAAATCGCCAACGGCACCGATTACGGGCTCGCCGCGGCCGTCTGGACCGCAGATCTGAGCCGCGCGCACCGGATGATCCGGGGCATCCACGCGGGGCTCGTGCATGTGAACACCTATGGCGGATCCGACCTGACAGTGCCCTTGGGCGGCGTCAAGCAATCGGGCAACGGGCATGACAAGTCTCTGCATGCGTTCGACAAATATCTCGATCTGAAAACCGCTTGGATCAAACTGTGA
- a CDS encoding Tm-1-like ATP-binding domain-containing protein — MTDRTILVVGTYDTKDDELTYLREVIEAQGGRVLRMDVSVLGDPSTPVEYSKHQVAEAGGSSIEAAIASGDENRAMQIMARGGATLVAQLHADGVFDGMVVLGGTMGTDLALDLCAALPIGVPKYIVSTVSFSPLLPPERIAADVQMILWAGGLYGLNSICKASLSQAAGAVLGAARAVERPDRSKPLIGMTSFGKSFLKYMVTLKPELEARGYEVAVFHATGMGGRAFESLAAQGAFACVFDFATQEIGNHLHGSAISAGGDRMTNAGASGTPQIVAPACHDLVDMIGWQPLPDKWAEHPSHAHNRLLTSVVLDHAERRAVARAHCEKLAGAKGPTALLLPLGGVHELDRPGLDLHDSEGLAGFFEEIRACAPDTVALHEVDAHINDPDFAATALAIFDAWREDGVIKG, encoded by the coding sequence ATGACCGATCGTACCATTCTCGTTGTCGGCACTTACGACACCAAGGACGATGAACTGACCTATCTTCGCGAGGTGATCGAGGCACAGGGCGGGCGTGTCCTGCGCATGGATGTCTCGGTGCTGGGCGACCCCTCGACCCCGGTCGAATACAGCAAGCATCAGGTGGCCGAAGCGGGCGGCTCCTCTATCGAGGCCGCAATTGCGAGCGGCGACGAAAACCGGGCGATGCAGATCATGGCGCGCGGGGGCGCGACGCTGGTCGCTCAACTCCACGCCGATGGCGTCTTCGACGGAATGGTTGTGCTGGGCGGAACGATGGGCACCGATCTGGCGCTCGACCTATGTGCGGCGCTGCCGATCGGGGTGCCGAAATACATCGTCTCGACGGTCTCCTTTTCGCCGCTGCTGCCGCCCGAACGGATCGCGGCGGATGTGCAGATGATCCTCTGGGCGGGCGGGCTTTACGGGCTGAACTCGATCTGCAAAGCCTCGCTCAGCCAGGCGGCGGGCGCGGTTCTGGGCGCGGCCCGCGCGGTGGAACGGCCCGACCGGTCGAAACCGCTGATCGGGATGACATCCTTCGGGAAATCCTTCCTGAAATACATGGTGACTCTGAAACCCGAGCTGGAAGCGCGCGGCTACGAGGTCGCGGTGTTCCACGCCACCGGCATGGGCGGGCGTGCCTTCGAGAGCCTCGCGGCACAGGGCGCCTTCGCCTGCGTCTTCGACTTCGCGACGCAGGAAATCGGCAACCATCTGCATGGCTCCGCGATCAGCGCAGGCGGCGACCGGATGACCAACGCAGGCGCATCGGGCACGCCGCAGATCGTCGCCCCTGCCTGTCACGACCTCGTCGACATGATCGGATGGCAGCCCCTGCCCGACAAATGGGCCGAACATCCGAGCCATGCGCATAACCGGCTGCTGACCTCGGTCGTGCTCGATCATGCGGAGCGCAGAGCCGTGGCGCGTGCGCATTGCGAGAAATTGGCTGGGGCAAAGGGACCGACCGCGCTGCTGCTGCCCTTGGGCGGGGTGCACGAGCTGGACCGTCCCGGTCTTGATCTGCACGACTCCGAGGGGCTTGCGGGCTTCTTCGAGGAAATCCGCGCCTGTGCGCCCGACACCGTCGCGCTGCACGAGGTGGACGCGCATATCAACGACCCCGACTTCGCCGCAACCGCGCTCGCGATCTTCGATGCATGGCGCGAGGACGGGGTGATCAAGGGCTAA